One Frankia alni ACN14a DNA window includes the following coding sequences:
- a CDS encoding helix-turn-helix domain-containing protein produces MAQPAPPYTVSPELLARGEFRAACEARDFQVIFRLMRKYDGASQDRVSSPVPGLTQSRVSRVMSGESRIASLTLVERIADALRIPGAYFLLAPRPWETSSPPPVPAGSGSSTSASPITRVGSLPTQAAPGEGGAAATSGAYGARETRLAVTIDIAADGAAHLTYEHELVNVGSLPITRLARELWFKHTDDILDIQAQPSPNHNVIIQRVHDIPGLSKFACQIFPALQPGESATIGYTCEKGRFVDELYWRQSIARPTDAFVLTVRQAGVRRLLGCNAIEERADGLELSALDGLSWRNDADRVVIDLTRKHLTAGQAVTLRWDADHDLA; encoded by the coding sequence ATGGCCCAGCCCGCTCCTCCCTACACCGTCTCTCCCGAGCTGCTTGCCCGCGGCGAGTTCCGTGCCGCCTGCGAGGCCCGCGACTTCCAGGTGATCTTCCGGTTGATGCGGAAGTACGACGGCGCGAGCCAGGACCGGGTGTCCTCGCCGGTCCCGGGGCTGACGCAGAGCCGGGTCAGCCGGGTGATGAGCGGGGAAAGTCGCATCGCGTCGCTGACCCTGGTGGAGCGCATCGCCGACGCGCTGCGCATCCCGGGCGCCTACTTCCTGCTCGCGCCCCGCCCCTGGGAGACCAGCAGCCCGCCGCCCGTTCCCGCCGGGTCGGGATCATCGACCAGCGCATCGCCCATCACACGGGTGGGAAGCCTGCCCACCCAGGCGGCACCAGGAGAGGGAGGCGCTGCCGCCACCTCGGGTGCCTACGGCGCGCGGGAGACGCGGTTGGCCGTCACCATCGACATCGCCGCGGATGGCGCGGCCCATCTGACCTACGAACACGAACTGGTGAACGTCGGCTCGCTTCCGATCACCCGGCTTGCCCGTGAGCTGTGGTTCAAGCACACCGACGACATCCTCGACATCCAGGCCCAGCCGTCACCGAACCACAATGTGATCATTCAGCGGGTGCATGACATCCCGGGCCTGTCGAAGTTCGCTTGTCAGATCTTCCCTGCACTTCAGCCCGGCGAGTCGGCCACCATCGGCTACACCTGCGAGAAAGGTCGGTTCGTCGACGAGCTGTACTGGCGGCAGTCCATCGCCCGCCCTACTGATGCCTTTGTCCTGACCGTCCGCCAGGCCGGCGTGCGCCGCCTGCTTGGCTGTAACGCGATCGAGGAACGCGCGGACGGCCTGGAACTCTCCGCGCTCGACGGACTGTCCTGGCGCAATGACGCCGATCGCGTCGTGATCGACCTGACCCGCAAGCATCTGACCGCCGGCCAGGCCGTGACATTGCGATGGGACGCCGACCATGATCTTGCGTGA
- a CDS encoding ParA family protein, whose amino-acid sequence MTKSPPTHKTVALFNNKGGVSKTTTCFNLGWMLAERGHTVVMMDADPQCNLTGMVMDLTQGDDLADFYRKNPGRNIKDALEPAFKSRPRPLKAMDCVEVEGRERLFLMPGHVGLAEDEVSLGIAQQLSESVQALKNIPGSFGHLISLTANRYKADYVLLDLSPGLGSINQNLVTTANHVIIPASPDVFSVMAIDSLARVIPQWVNWARRAAELEALSSADYPFPDPNLTFLGVVIQRYRLKNGKPAKAFETYFNELDAAIVDTLVPALRKSDIMLPDEKYVAAQMEGGYRIASISDFHSLIAVSQQKRKPVYSLTREDVKRGGRLWENTLPSIQAFRETFAHMAERVEKLTGP is encoded by the coding sequence TTGACGAAGAGCCCGCCGACACATAAGACAGTAGCATTGTTCAACAACAAAGGTGGGGTAAGTAAAACTACTACCTGCTTTAACCTTGGTTGGATGCTAGCGGAGCGCGGTCACACTGTAGTTATGATGGACGCCGATCCGCAGTGCAATCTGACCGGTATGGTAATGGATCTGACGCAGGGCGACGACCTAGCAGACTTCTATAGAAAAAATCCTGGGCGAAATATAAAAGACGCGCTCGAGCCCGCTTTCAAGTCTCGTCCGCGCCCCTTAAAGGCGATGGATTGCGTCGAGGTCGAAGGGCGCGAGAGACTCTTCCTCATGCCAGGTCACGTCGGGCTAGCGGAGGACGAGGTATCGCTAGGTATAGCACAACAGCTTTCGGAATCGGTTCAGGCTCTGAAAAACATTCCCGGAAGCTTCGGTCATCTTATTTCTCTGACCGCAAATAGATACAAGGCAGACTATGTGCTCCTCGATCTCAGTCCTGGCCTAGGCTCGATAAATCAAAATCTCGTCACGACCGCGAACCATGTGATCATCCCCGCTAGTCCTGACGTCTTCTCGGTTATGGCAATCGACTCACTCGCGCGCGTTATCCCTCAGTGGGTCAATTGGGCACGTCGAGCCGCCGAACTGGAGGCTCTTTCTTCCGCAGATTACCCATTCCCGGACCCGAACCTTACTTTCCTTGGCGTAGTGATTCAACGGTACCGCCTAAAGAACGGAAAGCCCGCCAAGGCATTTGAAACTTATTTCAATGAACTAGACGCGGCAATCGTCGATACTCTTGTTCCAGCGCTACGAAAGTCCGACATTATGCTGCCGGACGAGAAGTATGTGGCAGCACAAATGGAAGGAGGCTACCGCATAGCCTCCATTTCCGACTTTCACAGCTTGATCGCCGTTTCGCAACAGAAGCGTAAACCAGTTTATTCATTGACCCGCGAGGACGTGAAGCGCGGTGGACGTCTCTGGGAAAACACGCTACCCAGTATTCAAGCTTTCCGCGAGACTTTCGCCCATATGGCCGAGCGTGTAGAGAAACTCACTGGCCCCTAG
- a CDS encoding SAM-dependent methyltransferase: MTADQQAVEQDTTNPIPGASFDLSVAHPARMYNYYLGGKDHLPADRAAAEQVVAASPDVPLVARANRDFMTRAARLLAAECGIRQYLDVGTGIPTSPNLHEVVQAVDPTSRVVYTDNDPVVLTHARALLTSTPEGRTAYLDADLRDPALILRAAELRDALDFHRPIALFLVAVLHFLTDDDGAHALVRSLVDALPSGSYLVVSHATGDLAPRNVGQIVDTYTATAAPLVLRGLGDVCRFFAGTEVLGPGVVRLPLWKPDEPPTGIDKVWVYGGVGRKP, encoded by the coding sequence ATGACCGCCGATCAGCAGGCCGTCGAGCAGGACACGACGAACCCGATACCGGGCGCGTCGTTTGACCTGTCGGTGGCGCACCCGGCGCGGATGTATAACTACTACCTCGGCGGCAAGGATCATCTGCCGGCCGACCGGGCGGCGGCGGAGCAGGTGGTGGCGGCGTCGCCGGACGTTCCGCTCGTCGCGCGGGCGAACCGTGACTTCATGACCCGGGCGGCGCGGTTACTCGCGGCCGAGTGCGGGATCCGCCAATACCTCGACGTCGGAACTGGCATTCCCACGAGTCCGAACCTGCACGAGGTGGTGCAGGCCGTCGACCCGACGTCCCGGGTCGTCTACACCGACAACGATCCGGTGGTCCTGACGCACGCCCGCGCGCTGCTGACCAGCACGCCGGAAGGGCGCACGGCCTACCTGGATGCCGACCTGCGCGACCCGGCGCTCATCCTCCGCGCCGCGGAACTGCGCGACGCACTCGACTTCCACCGGCCCATCGCGCTGTTCCTCGTCGCGGTGCTGCACTTCCTGACCGACGACGACGGGGCGCACGCCCTGGTGCGCTCGCTGGTCGACGCCCTGCCCTCCGGCAGCTACCTCGTCGTCTCTCACGCCACCGGCGACCTCGCGCCCCGCAACGTCGGCCAGATCGTCGACACCTACACCGCGACGGCCGCGCCGCTGGTGCTGCGGGGCCTGGGGGACGTGTGCCGGTTCTTCGCGGGCACGGAGGTCCTCGGCCCGGGCGTGGTGCGGCTGCCGCTGTGGAAGCCGGACGAACCGCCAACAGGCATTGACAAGGTCTGGGTCTACGGCGGCGTCGGACGGAAGCCCTGA